The sequence ATCGTGCCCTATATGGTGAGCGACCGCAGAGTGCCGATCATGACCAACTCGGAGTCGCTGCTGCAATTCGGCAACAACGCCTACGCCAAGCCGGCGACGGCGCTCAACATCCTGCGCGAGAGCATCCTCGGGCGCGAGCTCTTCGACCACGCGTTCCGCGAGTACGCCCGGCGCTGGATGTTCAAACGGCCGGAGCCGGCGGACCTCTTCCGCTCGCTGGAAGACGCCTCCGGGATCGACCTCGACTGGTTCTGGCGCGGCTGGTTCTACGGCACCGATCACGTCGACGTCGCGATCGACAAAGTGACCCTCTACCAGCTCGACAGCCGCGATCCGGACGTCGAGAAGCCACGCCTGCGGGCCGAAGACGAGGCCGAGCCCGAGACCCTCACCGAGCTGGGAAACGCCGGCCTCGAGCGCCGTCTCGATCGATACCCCGAGCTGGCGGATTTCTACAACAGTTACGACGAATTCGACGTCACGCCCTACGACTATGCTC comes from bacterium and encodes:
- a CDS encoding M1 family metallopeptidase — its product is IVPYMVSDRRVPIMTNSESLLQFGNNAYAKPATALNILRESILGRELFDHAFREYARRWMFKRPEPADLFRSLEDASGIDLDWFWRGWFYGTDHVDVAIDKVTLYQLDSRDPDVEKPRLRAEDEAEPETLTELGNAGLERRLDRYPELADFYNSYDEFDVTPYDYAQYRKFLEDLEDREKVLLATGEKFYVVDFLNVGGLPMPLPLEITYGDGSARKLTIPAEIWRHNAKKVSKLFITEKEIVKIVLDPHLSIADADRTNNHFPPEVVKSRFQLFKIKEEPNPMLRDKENGGGTR